Proteins encoded in a region of the Leopardus geoffroyi isolate Oge1 chromosome E2, O.geoffroyi_Oge1_pat1.0, whole genome shotgun sequence genome:
- the TSHZ3 gene encoding teashirt homolog 3, which translates to MPRRKQQAPRRAAAYVSDELKAAALVEEDIDPEESTADGEPSAKYMCPEKELGKSCPSYQNSPAAEFSSHEMDSESHISETSDRMADFESGSIKNEEETKEVAVPLEDTTVSDSLEQMKAVYNNFLSNSYWSNLHLNLHPPSSEKNNGGGSSSSSSSSSSSCGSGSFDWHQSAMAKTLQQVSQSRVLPEPSLFSTVQLYRQSSKLYGSIFTGASKFRCKDCSAAYDTLVELTVHMNETGHYRDDNHETDNNNPKRWSKPRKRSLLEMEGKEDAQKVLKCMYCGHSFESLQDLSVHMIKTKHYQKVPLKEPVTPVAAKIIPAARKKASLELELPSSPDSTGGTPKAVMPDTNDVLQKNSNPYITPNNRYGHQNGASYAWHFEARKSQILKCMECGSSHDTLQELTAHMMVTGHFIKVTNSAMKKGKPIMETPVTPTITTLLDEKVQSVPLAATTFTSPANTPASVSPKLNVEVKKEVDKDKAVPDEKPKEKEKPCEEEEKYDISSKYHYLTENDLEESPKGGLDILKSLENTVTSAINKAQNGTPSWGGYPSIHAAYQLPNMMKLSLGSSGKSAPLKPMFGNSEIVSPTKTQTLVSPPSSQTSPMPKTNFHAMEELVKKVTEKVAKAEEKTKEPEGKLSPPKRATPSPCSSEISEPIKMEASSSDGGFKSQEGSPSPQRDGCKEGSPPAEPVENGKELVKPMSSGLSSSTAIITDHPPEQPFVNPLSALQSVMNIHLGKAAKPSLPALDPMSMLFKMSNSLAEKAAVATPPPLQSKKADHLDRYFYHVNNDQPIDLTKGKSDKGCSLGSVLLSPTSTSPATSSSTVTTAKTSAVVSFMSNSPLRENALSDISDMLKNLTESHTSKSSTPSSISEKSDIDGATLEEAEEATPAQKRKGRQSNWNPQHLLILQAQFAASLRQTSEGKYIMSDLSPQERMHISRFTGLSMTTISHWLANVKYQLRRTGGTKFLKNLDTGHPVFFCNDCASQIRTPSTYISHLESHLGFRLRDLSKLSTEQINNQIAQTKSPSEKLATSSPEEDLGTSYQCKLCNRTFASKHAVKLHLSKTHGKSPEDHLLYVSELEKQ; encoded by the coding sequence CCTACGTTTCCGATGAGTTAAAGGCTGCCGCCCTGGTAGAAGAAGATATAGACCCCGAGGAGAGCACGGCAGATGGGGAGCCCTCGGCCAAGTACATGTGCCCGGAGAAGGAGCTCGGCAAGAGCTGCCCCAGTTACCAGAACTCCCCGGCGGCTGAGTTTTCCAGCCACGAGATGGACAGCGAGTCCCACATCAGTGAGACCAGTGACCGCATGGCTGACTTTGAAAGCGGCTCCATCAAGAACGAAGAGGAGACCAAGGAGGTGGCGGTCCCCCTGGAAGACACGACCGTGTCGGACAGCCTGGAGCAGATGAAGGCCGTGTACAACAACTTCCTGTCCAACTCCTACTGGTCCAACCTGCACCTCAACCTGCACCCGCCGTCGTCGGAGAAGAACaacggcggcggcagcagcagcagcagcagcagcagcagcagcagctgcggCAGTGGGAGCTTCGACTGGCACCAGAGCGCCATGGCCAAGACCCTGCAGCAGGTGTCGCAGAGCCGCGTGCTGCCCGAGCCCAGCCTCTTCAGCACCGTGCAGCTGTACCGGCAGAGCAGCAAGCTCTACGGCTCCATCTTCACGGGCGCCAGCAAGTTCCGCTGCAAGGACTGCAGCGCCGCCTACGACACGCTGGTGGAGCTGACCGTGCACATGAACGAGACGGGGCACTACCGCGACGACAACCACGAGACCGACAACAACAACCCCAAGCGCTGGTCCAAGCCCCGCAAGCGCTCCTTGCTGGAGATGGAGGGCAAGGAGGACGCCCAGAAGGTGCTGAAGTGCATGTACTGCGGCCACTCGTTCGAGTCTCTGCAGGACCTGAGCGTCCACATGATCAAAACGAAACACTACCAAAAAGTGCCTCTGAAGGAGCCCGTGACTCCCGTCGCAGCCAAAATCATCCCTGCCGCCCGGAAGAAAGCTTCGCTGGAGCTGGAGCTCCCCAGCTCCCCGGATTCCACGGGCGGGACCCCCAAGGCTGTGATGCCCGACACCAACGACGTGCTTCAGAAGAACTCCAACCCCTACATCACGCCAAATAACCGGTACGGCCACCAGAACGGGGCCAGCTACGCGTGGCACTTTGAAGCCCGGAAGTCCCAGATCCTGAAGTGCATGGAGTGCGGCAGCTCCCACGATACCCTGCAGGAGCTCACCGCCCACATGATGGTCACCGGCCACTTCATCAAGGTCACGAACTCGGCCATGAAGAAGGGCAAGCCCATCATGGAGACGCCCGTCACGCCCACCATCACGACCCTGCTGGACGAGAAGGTGCAGTCCGTGCCCCTGGCCGCCACCACCTTCACGTCCCCCGCCAACACCCCCGCCAGCGTCTCCCCGAAGCTGAACGTGGAGGTCAAGAAGGAGGTCGACAAGGACAAGGCGGTCCCCGACGAGAAGCCCAAGGAAAAGGAGAAGCCCTGcgaagaagaggagaaatacgACATCTCTTCCAAGTACCACTATTTGACTGAAAACGACCTAGAGGAGAGCCCCAAGGGGGGCCTGGATATCCTGAAATCCCTGGAGAACACCGTGACGTCGGCGATCAACAAGGCGCAGAACGGCACCCCCAGCTGGGGGGGCTACCCCAGCATCCACGCCGCCTACCAGCTCCCCAACATGATGAAGCTGTCCCTGGGCTCGTCGGGGAAGAGCGCGCCCCTGAAACCCATGTTCGGCAACAGCGAGATTGTGTCTCCCACGAAAACCCAGACCCTGGTCTCTCCCCCCAGCAGCCAGACCTCGCCCATGCCCAAGACGAACTTTCACGCCATGGAGGAGCTGGTGAAGAAAGTCACCGAGAAGGTTGCCAAAGCGGAGGAGAAGACGAAGGAGCCGGAGGGCAAGCTGTCTCCGCCCAAGCGGGCCACCCCGTCCCCGTGCAGCAGCGAAATCAGCGAGCCCATCAAGATGGAGGCGTCCAGCAGCGACGGGGGCTTCAAAAGCCAGGagggcagccccagcccccagcgggACGGCTGCAAGGAGGGGAGCCCCCCGGCAGAGCCGGTGGAGAACGGCAAGGAGCTGGTGAAACCCATGAGCAGCGGCCTGAGCAGCAGCACGGCCATCATCACCGACCACCCGCCCGAACAGCCTTTCGTGAACCCGCTGAGTGCCCTCCAGTCGGTCATGAACATCCACCTGGGCAAGGCTGCCaagccctccctgcctgcccttgACCCCATGAGCATGCTTTTCAAGATGAGCAACAGCCTGGCCGAGAAGGCGGCCGTGGCCACGCCGCCGCCCCTGCAGTCCAAGAAGGCGGACCACCTCGACCGCTATTTCTACCACGTCAACAACGACCAGCCCATAGACTTGACAAAAGGGAAGAGTGACAAGGGCTGCTCTTTGGGTTCAGTGCTTTTGTCACCCACGTCCACATCCCCGGCAACCTCCTCATCCACGGTGACAACGGCAAAGACATCTGCCGTCGTATCATTCATGTCAAACTCGCCGCTCCGCGAGAATGCCTTGTCAGATATATCCGATATGCTGAAGAACTTGACAGAGAGCCACACGTCAAAGTCCTCCACTCCTTCCAGCATCTCCGAGAAGTCTGACATTGACGGGGCCACTCTGGAGGAGGCCGAGGAGGCGACGCCCGCGCAGAAGAGGAAGGGCCGCCAGTCAAACTGGAACCCCCAGCATCTGCTCATCCTCCAGGCCCAGTTTGCCGCCAGCCTCCGGCAGACCTCCGAGGGGAAGTACATCATGTCCGACCTGAGCCCCCAGGAACGCATGCACATCTCGAGGTTCACCGGGCTCTCCATGACCACCATCAGCCACTGGCTGGCCAACGTGAAATACCAGCTTCGAAGGACAGGTGGAacaaagttcctcaaaaacttggACACCGGCCACCCCGTGTTCTTTTGTAATGACTGCGCGTCACAAATCAGGACTCCCTCCACGTACATCAGTCACCTGGAGTCACACCTGGGCTTCCGGCTCCGGGACTTGTCCAAACTGTCCACCGAACAGATTAACAATCAAATAGCACAAACCAAGTCGCCCTCAGAAAAACTGGCGACGTCCTCCCCGGAGGAGGACCTGGGGACCTCCTACCAGTGCAAACTTTGCAATCGGACCTTTGCGAGCAAGCATGCGGTTAAACTTCACCTTAGCAAAACACACGGGAAATCCCCCGAAGACCACCTTCTGTACGTCTCTGAGTTGGAGAAGCAGTAG